From Pseudomonas fluorescens:
TACCTCAAACAACAACAGTGAACGTATTGGAACGGAAGGTGAATCATGAGCAACGTTAAAGTCCTGCCGCAGGTTGCTGCATTCCTTGACCGTCGCCACGGCTGCTTGATTGATGGCCAGTGGGTCTTTGCCGAAGGGCAGCGAATTGCGGTGGTCAACCCGGCAACCGGCCAGACCCTGTGTGAAACCCTGGACGCCCCGCCCGAGCTGATCGAACGTGCCGTGCAGTCGTCCCATGCGGCGTTCAAGTCCGGCGTGTGGTCTGGTTTGCGTCCCGCCGACCGCGAACGCATCCTGCTGAACTTCACGCGCCTGGTAGAAGAGCATGCCGAAGAGCTGGCGCAACTGGAGACGTTGAGCCAGGGCAAGTCGATCAACATGTCGCGGGCCCTGGACCTGAACGCCACGGTTGAATTCATGCGCTACATGTCTGGTTGGGCCACCAAGATCGAAGGGCAGACCTTTGACGTTTCGATCCCGCTGCCACCCGGGGCGAAGTTCACCACCTTTACCAAACGCGAACCCGTGGGCGTGGTGGTCGGTATCGTGCCGTGGAATTTCCCGCTGATGATCGCCGCCTGGAAGCTGATGCCGGCCCTGGCCACGGGCTGCACGGTGATCATCAAGCCGGCGATGGAAACCCCGCTGACCGCCATGCGCCTGGCTGAACTTGCGATAGAGGCCGGCATTCCTGCGGGTGTGTTCAACGTCGTGACCGGCGGCGGAGCCTCGGTGGGTGGCGTGCTCACTACGCACCCGCTGGTGAGCAAAGTGTCGTTCACCGGCTCAACCGCAGTCGGCAAGAGCGTCGGCGTGGCGTGCATGCAGAACATGACCCGGTTTGCCCTGGAGTTGGGCGGCAAGAACCCGATGATCGTGCTCGCCGACGCCGACCTCGACAAAGCCATCCAGGGCGCAATCCTCGGCGGCCTGCTGAACAACGGCCAAGTCTGTGCAGCGGCATCGCGCTTCTACGTACATCGCTCGATCCACGACGCATTCGTCAACGGCCTCGCGGCAGCAGTATCGGCGTTGCCGATGGGCGCGGGTATGGACAGCGATGCGGTAATCAACCCGTTGGTATCGCGCAAGCAGCAACAAAGCGTGCTCAAACACATCGAGCAGGCACGCGCTCAAGGCGCGCGCGTGGTGTGCGGCGGCCAATTGCATGAAGGGGAGGGCTTCTACGTGCAGCCGACCCTGCTGGCCGATGTGGACCACAGCATGGCGGTCGCCCGAGAAGAAGTGTTCGGCCCGGTGCTGGCGGTGATGGCGTTCGACGACGAAGACGCGGCCATTGCCCAAGCCAACGACAACCCCTACGGCCTGGCTGCCAGCCTATGGACCAACGACCTGACCAAGGCACTGAACCTGGTACCCCGCATCGAAGCTGGCACCGTGTGGATCAACGCACACGTGCTGCTCGACCCGGCGATGCCGTTTGGCGGGGTCAAGCAGTCTGGCATGGGGCGCGAGTTTGGGCGGGCGGTGATCGAGGCTTGCACCGAGCTGAAATCGGTGTGCATTGCGCATTGATTGCGACTTTTTTGATCGCTGAAGTGAAAGGGGGCGATACCCGTGGGTTTGGTACCGGGTATCGATCCTCGCACTGCCGATGTTCGCCTATCTAGTCACGAGGGCTGAGTTGCGTTCTGCGAGAGCTTGGGATTGGACATTCCCAGGTTCAAGCGTGGAGGGGCGTGAAGTTGAGCGGGGTATCTGCCCGTTCCTTGGGTAGTCATGCCGCCTGGCAATCGACGCGGTCTCGATGCCCTTTGCCGGGCTTGATGGGCTGAAAAGCCCTTATGTTTTCCACATCCCAGAAAAGCCAATGCCCCGGCAAGTCGGGGCATTGGCTTTTCTGATGAGCGAGTGGTCGGTTTGTATTGTTTTGTATCTGCGCTTTGGATAGATACACAGCGATTCTTTTAAGTCGGTTGATGACACATACGGGATACCTGCGGGGCTTTAAATGAACCCATCGAGAAGGCGCAAACCTTCTCCAATGGATGACTCATTTAACTCGCGGCTGTCTCTGCGCGTTTCGCGACGTTGTCGACCTATGACTTATAGGAAATTCAAAATGCCTGCAGCTACGTTCGGTTTCACCTGGCGCCATTGTCTGGCTTCTTCCGTGAGAATGGGCGTTTTGGGGTTGGCCCTGATAGCCGGCAGCGGTGGTGCCTGGGCTGCTGGCCCGGCCGCCGATGCGTCAGTTGCCAGCTCGGCCTCGACCAATCCCGAATCGATTCGACCTTATCGAATTCACGTCGATGAAGCTCAATTGACCGATCTGAAAAAGCGCATTGCGGCGACCCGCTGGCCGGACAAAGAGACCGTCAATGACGTTTCCCAAGGCGTGCAGTTGGCCCAGGTCCAGGCGCTGGTGAAGTATTGGGGCAGCGGCTATGACTGGCGCAAGGCCGAAGCAAAGCTCAATGCGCTGCCTGAATTCATCACGACTATCGACGGCGTCGATATTCAATTCATCCATGTTCGCTCGCGAAACCCCAACGCGATGCCGCTGCTTCTGACACACGGATGGCCAGGCTCACAGTTTGAGTTCCTGAAGACTATCGGCCCGCTGAC
This genomic window contains:
- a CDS encoding aldehyde dehydrogenase family protein, which encodes MSNVKVLPQVAAFLDRRHGCLIDGQWVFAEGQRIAVVNPATGQTLCETLDAPPELIERAVQSSHAAFKSGVWSGLRPADRERILLNFTRLVEEHAEELAQLETLSQGKSINMSRALDLNATVEFMRYMSGWATKIEGQTFDVSIPLPPGAKFTTFTKREPVGVVVGIVPWNFPLMIAAWKLMPALATGCTVIIKPAMETPLTAMRLAELAIEAGIPAGVFNVVTGGGASVGGVLTTHPLVSKVSFTGSTAVGKSVGVACMQNMTRFALELGGKNPMIVLADADLDKAIQGAILGGLLNNGQVCAAASRFYVHRSIHDAFVNGLAAAVSALPMGAGMDSDAVINPLVSRKQQQSVLKHIEQARAQGARVVCGGQLHEGEGFYVQPTLLADVDHSMAVAREEVFGPVLAVMAFDDEDAAIAQANDNPYGLAASLWTNDLTKALNLVPRIEAGTVWINAHVLLDPAMPFGGVKQSGMGREFGRAVIEACTELKSVCIAH